One stretch of Pseudomonas fluorescens Q2-87 DNA includes these proteins:
- a CDS encoding PIN domain-containing protein: MPLVTRKVFIDTEFFIKANLDFNSSTIKSFEELCSDNQLNHITSTIVVNEVRRKIVDHIKDALKGIKNFRRKAAVLKEYDDESIKSLFTEINEGDLETKALKAFEDFIEASNATVVDMSRVDGNEIIDMFFNHVSPFSTQKPNEFRDAFSLLAIRSALEGQEKVYVISADPDHKAFCEGNERFVNIETLSGLLDIYNKHNDDRSQFVEQFLNLKKQEIIEQIKSQLEDAESYNSSTWEDAEVDTFEVAEIEDFEPQIVHLDDESCKVVFDVTVKFLVNVSGPDTANGHYDKEDGVLYTFDSIERQEEEEKEFSIELDLSFEADEGEFINDEFVLHVKGLGGGIEFGVEEYPWEDPRM; this comes from the coding sequence ATGCCGTTAGTCACGCGCAAGGTATTTATAGATACGGAATTCTTTATCAAAGCAAATCTTGATTTCAACTCTAGTACAATAAAGTCCTTTGAGGAATTGTGCAGCGATAATCAACTGAACCACATCACTAGCACAATCGTAGTTAATGAAGTGCGACGAAAGATTGTTGATCACATCAAAGACGCACTCAAAGGCATTAAGAATTTCCGACGAAAAGCCGCCGTCCTTAAAGAGTATGATGACGAAAGTATAAAAAGCCTTTTTACGGAAATCAATGAAGGCGATCTAGAGACAAAAGCGCTAAAAGCATTTGAGGATTTTATTGAAGCTTCGAATGCTACTGTCGTTGACATGAGTCGCGTAGATGGAAATGAGATTATTGACATGTTCTTTAATCACGTCAGTCCATTTAGCACTCAAAAGCCTAACGAATTTCGTGATGCGTTCTCTCTCCTTGCTATACGCTCTGCTTTGGAAGGGCAAGAAAAGGTCTACGTTATTTCGGCGGATCCTGACCACAAAGCATTTTGCGAGGGTAATGAGAGGTTCGTAAACATTGAAACTCTTAGTGGACTACTAGACATATATAATAAACACAACGACGATAGATCTCAGTTCGTTGAGCAGTTTTTGAACCTCAAGAAGCAAGAAATCATAGAGCAAATAAAGTCTCAGCTAGAAGACGCCGAAAGCTATAACTCGTCTACGTGGGAAGACGCTGAAGTAGATACTTTCGAAGTGGCTGAAATTGAAGATTTTGAACCTCAAATAGTTCATTTGGATGATGAAAGCTGCAAGGTCGTATTCGACGTAACTGTGAAGTTCCTAGTAAATGTCAGCGGCCCAGACACTGCGAATGGTCATTACGATAAGGAGGATGGCGTCCTCTATACGTTTGATTCTATTGAGCGGCAAGAGGAAGAAGAAAAAGAATTTTCTATAGAATTAGATTTGTCTTTTGAAGCCGATGAAGGTGAATTCATTAATGATGAATTTGTTTTGCATGTAAAAGGCTTGGGTGGTGGCATCGAATTTGG